A DNA window from Hevea brasiliensis isolate MT/VB/25A 57/8 chromosome 2, ASM3005281v1, whole genome shotgun sequence contains the following coding sequences:
- the LOC110649196 gene encoding very-long-chain aldehyde decarbonylase CER1: MASMPGILTDWPWKPLGSFKYAILAPWVIQNIYSYVVRAENDLSSFLIFPFILGRMIHNQLWISLSRYRTAKGSNRIVDKGIEFDQVDRERNWDDQILFNGIVFYVGTMVIPGATHLPMWRSDGIILTMLLHAGPVEFLYYWFHRLLHHHYLYSRYHSHHHTSIVTEPITSVIHPFAEHIAYFMLFAIPILTTLFNGTASAASLTGYVAFIDFMNNMGHCNFELIPKWLFSIFPPLKYLMYTPSFHSLHHTQFRTNYSLFMPIYDYIYGTVDKSSDTLYEYSLKRKEEFPDVVHLTHITTPQSIYHLRLGFPYLASSPETSKWYLCLMWPITLWTMMLTWIYGRTFVVERHRFDKLRLQTWAIPKYNIQYFMQGQNQSINHMIEEAILEAEHKGVKVLSLGLLNQGEKLNRYGELYVHRHPTLQTKVVDGSSLAVAVVLNSIPKGATQVLLRGRPNKVACAIALALSQRGTQVATILQDDYEKLKASFGSEPPNNLVLLKNYTLKTWLVDDGLSEEEQKKATEGTVFIPLSQLPPKKMRKDCFYHSTPAMVAPTSLENVDSCENWLPRRVMSAWRAAGIVHALEGWNVHECGYSMFNVDKVWEAALQHGFKPLTAATTIHSN, from the exons ATGGCTTCTATGCCTGGAATTCTCACTGACTGGCCATGGAAGCCTCTCGGAAGCTTTAAG TATGCGATATTGGCTCCCTGGGTCATTCAAAACATATACTCGTACGTGGTTAGAGCAGAAAATGATTTGTCAAGCTTTCTCATCTTCCCATTTATACTGGGAAGAATGATCCACAACCAGTTATGGATCAGCCTCTCCCGCTACCGGACAGCCAAAGGGAGTAACAGGATTGTCGACAAAGGCATTGAATTCGACCAAGTAGATAGAGAAAGAAACTG GGATGATCAAATACTGTTCAATGGGATCGTTTTTTACGTCGGTACCATGGTAATTCCGGGGGCCACCCATTTGCCTATGTGGAGAAGCGATGGCATAATACTGACGATGTTGCTTCATGCGGGGCCGGTGGAGTTTCTTTACTACTGGTTTCACCGACTTCTGCATCACCACTATCTCTACTCCCGCTACCATTCCCACCACCATACCTCCATCGTCACCGAGCCCATTACCT CCGTGATTCACCCATTTGCGGAACACATAGCATACTTCATGTTATTTGCGATTCCAATTTTGACAACTTTGTTTAATGGAACGGCAAGCGCTGCAAGTTTAACTGGTTACGTTGCCTTCATCGACTTCATGAACAATATGGGCCACTGCAACTTCGAGCTCATTCCCAAATGGCTCTTTTCCATTTTTCCTCCTCTCAAGTACCTCATGTACACCCCATC gttccattctcttcaccacaCTCAGTTCCGAACCAATTACTCGCTATTCATGCCTATCTACGATTACATCTATGGTACAGTGGACAAATCTTCTGATACCCTTTATGAATATTCACTCAAAAGAAAAGAGGAATTCCCTGATGTCGTCCACCTAACCCATATTACCACTCCCCAGTCCATCTATCACCTACGTCTGGGATTTCCCTACTTGGCCTCCAGCCCCGAGACATCCAAATGGTACCTCTGCTTAATGTGGCCTATCACACTGTGGACCATGATGTTGACTTGGATTTATGGTCGTACATTTGTAGTTGAGAGGCATCGCTTTGACAAACTCAGATTACAAACTTGGGCCATACCCAAATACAATATCCAG TATTTCATGCAAGGGCAAAATCAATCCATTAATCACATGATTGAAGAAGCCATACTTGAAGCTGAGCATAAAGGCGTTAAAGTGTTGAGTCTTGGTCTCTTGAATCAG GGGGAAAAGCTGAATAGATATGGCGAGCTTTATGTGCATAGGCATCCTACGCTGCAAACAAAGGTGGTGGATGGAAGTAGTCTAGCAGTAGCTGTTGTGCTTAATAGCATACCTAAAGGAGCTACCCAAGTTCTCCTTAGGGGAAGGCCCAATAAGGTTGCCTGTGCTATTGCCTTGGCCCTGAGCCAGAGGGGAACCCAG GTAGCAACTATCCTCCAGGACGATTATGAGAAGCTTAAGGCATCATTTGGCAGCGAGCCTCCCAATAATCTAgttcttttaaaaaattatactttGAAG ACGTGGCTAGTGGACGATGGATTGAGTGAAGAGGAGCAAAAGAAAGCAACAGAAGGAACTGTATTTATTCCTTTGTCCCAACTTCCACCAAAGAAAATGAGAAAGGACTGCTTTTACCATAGCACACCGGCAATGGTAGCTCCCACGTCTCTTGAAAATGTGGACTCTTGTGAG AATTGGCTGCCTAGAAGGGTGATGAGTGCATGGCGTGCGGCTGGAATAGTGCATGCCTTAGAAGGATGGAATGTGCACGAGTGCGGTTACTCCATGTTCAACGTTGACAAAGTTTGGGAAGCAGCTCTTCAACATGGCTTTAAACCTCTAACTGCCGCCACTACTATTCACTCTAATTAA